From the Gallaecimonas kandeliae genome, one window contains:
- a CDS encoding Do family serine endopeptidase — MKPLAILVSAALMGTASLASLPATAALPSSVEGQAMPSLAPMLEKVTPAVVSINVAGTHVSRQRIPDAFRFFFGPNMPQEQTREQPFEGLGSGVIIDAKNGYVVTNNHVVDEADKIEVTLTDGRTFKAKKIGVDKDVDIALLKIDADGLTQIKEADSDNLRVGDYAVAIGNPLGLGQTVTSGIVSALGRSDLQVEHLENFIQTDAAINRGNSGGALVNLRGELIGINTAIIGPNGGNIGIGFAIPVNMMKNLVKQIIDHGEVRRGYLGIMGGELTHELAKAMGYKSGQGAFVSQVQEDSAAAKAGIKAGDIITSLDGKAIKSFGELRAKVATLGQDAKITLGLVRDGEEKTVTVKLQGQADVKEASGEALHPRLDGAEFENSSQGVKVTKVAERSPAAFTGLQEGDIIIGVNRQPVKTVKDLKKILDANDEGGVLALNVIRGHSSLYLVIR, encoded by the coding sequence ATGAAGCCTCTCGCAATCCTTGTATCCGCGGCCCTGATGGGTACCGCATCCCTGGCCAGCCTGCCTGCCACCGCCGCCCTGCCTAGCAGTGTCGAAGGGCAGGCCATGCCCAGCCTGGCCCCCATGCTGGAAAAAGTGACCCCAGCCGTCGTCAGCATCAACGTCGCCGGCACCCATGTGTCCCGCCAACGCATCCCCGATGCTTTCCGCTTCTTCTTTGGCCCCAATATGCCTCAGGAGCAGACCCGTGAGCAGCCCTTCGAAGGGCTCGGCTCAGGGGTCATCATCGACGCCAAGAACGGCTATGTGGTGACCAACAACCATGTGGTGGACGAAGCGGACAAGATCGAAGTCACCCTCACCGATGGCCGCACCTTCAAGGCCAAGAAGATCGGCGTCGACAAGGACGTGGACATCGCCCTGCTCAAGATAGACGCCGACGGCCTCACCCAGATCAAGGAAGCCGACTCAGACAACCTGCGGGTCGGTGACTACGCTGTCGCCATCGGCAACCCCCTGGGCCTGGGCCAGACCGTCACCTCAGGTATCGTCTCGGCCCTGGGCCGCAGCGACCTGCAGGTCGAGCACCTGGAAAACTTCATCCAAACCGACGCCGCCATCAACCGCGGCAACTCCGGCGGCGCCCTGGTCAACCTGCGCGGCGAGCTGATCGGCATCAACACCGCCATCATAGGCCCCAACGGCGGCAACATCGGTATCGGCTTCGCCATACCGGTGAACATGATGAAAAACCTGGTCAAGCAGATCATCGACCACGGTGAGGTGCGCCGCGGCTACCTCGGCATCATGGGCGGCGAGCTGACCCATGAGCTGGCCAAGGCCATGGGCTACAAGTCGGGCCAGGGCGCCTTCGTGTCCCAGGTGCAGGAAGACTCCGCCGCCGCCAAGGCCGGCATCAAGGCCGGTGACATCATCACCAGCCTGGACGGCAAAGCGATCAAGAGCTTCGGTGAGCTGCGCGCCAAGGTCGCCACCCTGGGGCAGGACGCCAAGATCACGTTGGGCCTGGTACGGGACGGCGAAGAGAAGACGGTGACCGTCAAGCTGCAAGGCCAGGCCGACGTCAAGGAAGCCTCTGGTGAGGCCCTGCATCCGCGTCTCGACGGCGCCGAGTTTGAAAACAGCAGCCAGGGCGTCAAGGTGACCAAGGTTGCCGAGCGCTCCCCTGCCGCTTTCACCGGCCTGCAGGAAGGGGACATCATCATAGGCGTCAACCGCCAACCTGTGAAAACCGTCAAGGATCTCAAGAAGATACTGGATGCCAATGACGAAGGCGGCGTACTGGCCCTGAACGTCATCCGCGGCCACTCCAGCCTCTACCTGGTGATCCGCTAA
- a CDS encoding YhcB family protein translates to MINFAIGVVVGIVVGLLIGRVRGTTPLGEDKLRQDLEQAQLDLEQYKEEVKDYFEESAEMMKQLARDYDKLARHVSDGAGNLLSLDADALSLRIGEEALEEQQLELLTEPPRDYSHERHGLIKK, encoded by the coding sequence ATGATAAATTTCGCAATAGGTGTAGTCGTAGGGATAGTGGTTGGCCTGCTGATAGGCCGCGTCCGTGGCACTACGCCCCTGGGTGAGGACAAGCTGCGCCAGGATCTGGAACAAGCCCAGCTGGATCTGGAGCAGTACAAGGAAGAAGTGAAGGATTACTTCGAAGAAAGCGCCGAGATGATGAAACAGCTGGCCCGTGACTACGACAAGCTGGCCCGCCATGTCAGCGACGGCGCCGGTAACCTGCTGAGCCTGGACGCGGACGCCCTGTCACTGCGTATCGGCGAAGAGGCCTTGGAAGAGCAGCAACTGGAGCTGCTGACCGAGCCGCCCCGCGACTATTCCCACGAGCGCCATGGCCTCATCAAAAAATAA
- the zapE gene encoding cell division protein ZapE, translated as MTPWQRYQADLARPDFMHDAAQENAVRHLQRLYEDFCARDQQQTKGLKGLWQKLAGKPKAAVKGLYFWGGVGRGKTYLVDTFFDCLPTERKLRAHFHRFMHRIHQELKLFKGEQDPLLKIADKIAGETDIICFDEFFVSDITDAMLLGTLFEALFERGLVLVATSNIIPDELYRNGLQRARFLPAIAHIKANCEVVNVDSGIDYRLRTLEQAELYHYPCDEKGLAQFRDYFGKLAVEPGQENPVLSIEGRPIPALLEADGVLWLDFRALCDGPRSQADYMELARLYHSVLVSGGFQMGANQEDVARRFIAMVDEFYERGVKLIILAEVGMFELYAGERLRFEFQRCLSRLQEMQSTEYLARPHKP; from the coding sequence ATGACTCCCTGGCAGCGCTATCAAGCCGACCTTGCCCGCCCGGATTTCATGCATGACGCGGCCCAGGAAAATGCCGTCCGCCACTTGCAACGCCTCTATGAGGATTTCTGTGCCAGGGACCAGCAGCAGACCAAGGGATTGAAAGGGCTCTGGCAGAAATTGGCAGGCAAGCCCAAGGCTGCCGTCAAGGGCCTCTATTTCTGGGGTGGGGTAGGGCGCGGCAAGACCTACCTGGTAGACACCTTCTTTGACTGCCTGCCGACAGAGCGCAAGCTGCGGGCCCACTTTCACCGCTTCATGCACCGCATCCATCAGGAGCTCAAGCTCTTCAAGGGCGAGCAGGATCCGCTGCTGAAGATAGCCGACAAGATTGCCGGCGAGACCGACATCATCTGTTTCGATGAGTTCTTCGTCTCTGACATTACCGACGCCATGCTGCTGGGCACCCTTTTCGAGGCGTTGTTCGAGCGCGGCCTGGTGCTGGTGGCCACCTCCAACATCATTCCCGACGAGCTTTACCGCAACGGCCTGCAGCGGGCCCGCTTCCTGCCCGCCATCGCCCATATCAAGGCCAACTGCGAGGTGGTCAACGTGGATTCCGGTATCGACTACCGGCTGCGCACCCTGGAGCAGGCCGAGCTTTACCACTATCCCTGCGACGAAAAGGGCCTGGCCCAATTCCGCGACTATTTCGGCAAGCTGGCCGTTGAGCCCGGCCAGGAGAACCCGGTGCTGAGCATCGAAGGGCGCCCCATTCCGGCGCTGCTGGAGGCCGACGGCGTACTCTGGCTGGACTTCAGGGCCCTCTGCGACGGCCCCCGTAGCCAGGCCGACTACATGGAACTGGCCAGGCTCTACCACTCGGTGCTGGTCAGCGGCGGCTTTCAGATGGGGGCCAACCAGGAGGACGTGGCCAGGCGTTTCATCGCCATGGTGGACGAGTTCTACGAGCGTGGCGTCAAGCTGATCATCTTGGCCGAGGTTGGGATGTTCGAGCTCTATGCCGGCGAACGGCTGCGCTTCGAGTTCCAGCGTTGCCTGTCCAGGCTGCAGGAAATGCAGTCCACGGAATACCTGGCCAGGCCCCACAAACCCTGA
- the rplM gene encoding 50S ribosomal protein L13: MKTFVAKPETVKRDWYVVDAEGKTLGRIATEIASRLRGKHKPEYTPHVDTGDYIVVINAEKVVVTGAKSKDKMYHAHSGYPGGLKSISFEKLQAKKPEMIIEAAVKGMLPRGPLGRAMFRKLKVFAGAEHKHAAQQPQVLDI, from the coding sequence ATGAAAACTTTCGTAGCTAAGCCAGAAACCGTAAAACGTGACTGGTATGTGGTTGACGCCGAAGGCAAAACCTTGGGTCGCATCGCCACCGAGATCGCCTCGCGCCTGCGTGGCAAGCACAAGCCGGAATACACTCCTCACGTTGACACTGGCGACTACATCGTCGTTATCAACGCCGAGAAAGTGGTTGTAACTGGCGCGAAGTCCAAGGACAAGATGTATCACGCTCACTCCGGTTACCCGGGTGGCCTGAAGTCCATCAGCTTCGAAAAGCTGCAAGCCAAGAAGCCGGAAATGATCATCGAAGCGGCCGTTAAAGGCATGCTGCCCCGTGGTCCGCTGGGTCGTGCCATGTTCCGTAAGCTGAAGGTTTTTGCCGGTGCTGAACACAAGCACGCTGCACAACAACCTCAGGTCCTTGACATCTAA
- the rpsI gene encoding 30S ribosomal protein S9, with the protein MADNQYYGTGRRKSSTARVFIKQGSGSITVNQRSLEEYFGRETARMVVRQPLELVEMTEKLDLYITVSGGGISGQAGAIRHGITRALMEYDESLRPTLRKAGFVTRDARQVERKKVGLRKARRRPQFSKR; encoded by the coding sequence ATGGCAGACAATCAATACTACGGCACTGGCCGTCGCAAAAGCTCCACCGCCCGTGTTTTCATCAAGCAAGGCAGTGGTTCCATCACCGTCAACCAACGCTCTCTGGAAGAGTACTTCGGCCGCGAAACTGCCCGCATGGTAGTTCGTCAGCCGCTGGAGCTGGTTGAGATGACCGAGAAGCTGGACCTGTACATCACCGTTTCTGGCGGTGGTATCTCCGGTCAGGCTGGCGCTATCCGCCACGGCATCACCCGCGCCCTGATGGAGTACGACGAGTCCCTGCGTCCGACCCTGCGTAAAGCTGGCTTCGTCACTCGTGACGCCCGTCAGGTTGAGCGTAAGAAAGTCGGTCTGCGCAAAGCCCGTCGTCGTCCGCAGTTCTCCAAGCGTTAA
- the petA gene encoding ubiquinol-cytochrome c reductase iron-sulfur subunit, with amino-acid sequence MSNAPVDTGRRRFLTWTTAVVGAVGAGFAAVPFIESWNPSARAKIAGAPVEVDITKLEPGQLILVKWRGKPVWVVSRTQEVLDKMATLNDRLKDPNSEEAQQPDYAKNPTRSIKPHILVAVGICTHLGCSPSYLKGDFAQQEVGVNYGFFCPCHGSKYDMAGRVFQNVPAPLNLVVPPHYYVDERTILVGMSEGEAQA; translated from the coding sequence ATGAGTAATGCGCCTGTAGATACCGGCCGTAGACGATTCCTGACCTGGACCACTGCCGTAGTGGGCGCAGTGGGTGCCGGTTTCGCGGCAGTTCCCTTCATCGAATCCTGGAATCCCAGCGCTAGGGCCAAGATCGCCGGTGCGCCTGTGGAAGTGGATATCACCAAGCTCGAGCCAGGGCAGTTGATCCTGGTGAAGTGGCGTGGCAAACCTGTCTGGGTGGTCAGCCGCACCCAGGAGGTGCTGGACAAGATGGCCACCCTCAACGACAGGTTGAAAGACCCTAATTCCGAAGAGGCCCAGCAGCCCGACTACGCCAAGAATCCCACCCGCTCCATCAAGCCCCATATCCTGGTGGCTGTGGGGATCTGCACCCACCTTGGCTGTTCCCCCAGCTACCTCAAGGGCGACTTCGCCCAGCAGGAGGTGGGGGTCAACTATGGCTTCTTCTGCCCCTGCCACGGTTCCAAGTACGACATGGCCGGCCGCGTCTTCCAGAATGTGCCGGCGCCTTTGAACCTGGTGGTGCCGCCCCACTATTACGTGGATGAGCGGACCATATTGGTGGGCATGAGCGAAGGGGAGGCCCAAGCATGA
- a CDS encoding cytochrome b produces MNRFIAWIDERIPMTATWDKHVGKYPAPKNFNFWYFFGSLAMLVLVNQILTGIWLTMDYNPSAEGAFASIEYIMRDVDYGWLLRYLHSTGASAFFIVVYLHMFRGLMYGSYQKPRELLWLFGMLIFLCLMAEAFMGYLLPWGQMSYWGAQVIISLFGAIPVIGDDLTLWIRGDYVISGATLNRFFALHVIALPLVLVVLVFLHIIALHEVGSNNPDGIEVKKNKDENGWPKDAIPFHPYYTVKDIVGVAGFLFIFCYIIFFKPEGGGIFLEAPNFQPADPLTTPPHIAPVWYFTPFYAILRAVPNKLAGVIAMFSAIIVLFLLPWFDRGKVKSVRYRSVLHRLNLIQFAVSCLILGYLGTQPATPTHTLVAQICSVTYFGYFALLWFYSKNEKTKPVPERVTQ; encoded by the coding sequence ATGAACAGATTCATCGCCTGGATAGACGAACGCATTCCCATGACGGCGACCTGGGACAAGCACGTCGGCAAGTATCCTGCCCCCAAGAACTTCAACTTCTGGTACTTCTTCGGCTCCCTGGCCATGCTGGTGCTGGTCAACCAGATCCTCACCGGTATCTGGTTGACCATGGACTATAACCCCAGCGCCGAAGGGGCCTTCGCCTCCATCGAATACATCATGCGGGACGTGGACTACGGCTGGCTGCTGCGCTACCTGCACAGTACGGGCGCGTCCGCCTTCTTCATTGTGGTCTACCTGCACATGTTCCGGGGCCTGATGTACGGCTCCTACCAGAAACCGCGGGAACTGCTGTGGCTCTTTGGCATGCTGATCTTCCTATGCCTGATGGCCGAAGCCTTCATGGGCTACCTGTTGCCCTGGGGCCAGATGTCCTACTGGGGCGCCCAGGTCATCATCTCCCTGTTCGGGGCCATCCCCGTCATAGGGGACGACCTGACCCTGTGGATCCGCGGCGACTACGTGATCAGCGGTGCCACCTTGAACCGCTTCTTCGCCCTGCACGTCATAGCGCTGCCGCTGGTGCTGGTGGTGCTGGTGTTCCTGCACATCATCGCCCTGCACGAAGTGGGTTCCAATAACCCCGACGGCATCGAAGTGAAGAAGAACAAGGATGAAAACGGCTGGCCCAAAGACGCCATCCCCTTCCATCCCTACTACACCGTCAAGGACATAGTGGGTGTGGCAGGTTTCCTGTTCATCTTCTGCTACATCATCTTCTTCAAACCGGAAGGGGGCGGCATCTTCCTGGAGGCGCCCAACTTCCAACCGGCCGACCCCTTGACCACACCGCCGCACATAGCGCCGGTCTGGTACTTCACCCCCTTCTACGCCATCCTGCGGGCCGTGCCCAACAAGCTGGCCGGGGTCATCGCCATGTTCTCGGCGATCATAGTGCTGTTCCTGCTGCCCTGGTTTGACAGGGGCAAGGTCAAGTCGGTGCGCTACCGAAGCGTGCTGCACCGGCTCAACCTCATCCAGTTCGCCGTTTCCTGCCTGATCCTCGGTTACCTGGGAACCCAGCCGGCCACCCCGACCCACACCCTGGTGGCGCAGATCTGCTCTGTGACTTACTTCGGCTACTTCGCTCTCCTGTGGTTCTACAGCAAGAACGAGAAGACCAAGCCGGTTCCGGAGAGGGTGACCCAATGA
- a CDS encoding cytochrome c1, translated as MKRLLIALLAMLPLVALAEEGEVHLDKAHYDLTDKASLQRGARMFMNYCFGCHQMQYQRYVRTADDLGIPHDLMEQNLIFTGAKIGDHMKNAMPAEKAAVWFGKVPPDLTLVARVRGPDWIYTYLRSFYVDESRPWGVNNEVFKDVGMPHVLQELQGVPRKTYETRLVDGEEKEVYAGIKADGTGELSAEEYDKAVLDLVNFLVYTGEPMRLEAESIGWKVLVFLAIFFVIAYFLKKEYWRDVH; from the coding sequence ATGAAAAGATTGCTGATAGCCCTGCTGGCGATGCTGCCGCTTGTGGCCCTGGCCGAGGAAGGTGAGGTCCATCTGGACAAGGCCCATTACGACCTCACCGATAAGGCGTCCTTGCAGCGCGGCGCCCGGATGTTCATGAACTACTGCTTCGGTTGCCACCAGATGCAGTACCAGCGTTATGTGCGTACTGCCGACGATTTGGGCATACCTCATGACCTGATGGAACAAAATCTGATTTTCACTGGCGCCAAAATAGGCGATCATATGAAAAATGCCATGCCGGCCGAGAAAGCGGCCGTTTGGTTTGGCAAGGTGCCGCCGGATCTGACCCTGGTTGCCAGGGTGCGCGGCCCAGATTGGATCTACACCTACCTGCGTTCCTTCTATGTGGACGAATCCCGTCCCTGGGGGGTAAACAACGAGGTATTCAAAGACGTAGGCATGCCGCACGTGCTGCAGGAACTGCAGGGCGTACCGCGCAAGACCTACGAAACACGCCTGGTGGACGGCGAAGAGAAAGAGGTCTACGCCGGCATCAAAGCCGACGGTACCGGTGAGCTCAGCGCCGAGGAGTATGACAAGGCTGTACTGGACCTGGTCAACTTCCTCGTGTATACCGGTGAACCCATGCGACTGGAAGCCGAGAGCATCGGCTGGAAGGTGCTGGTGTTCTTGGCCATCTTCTTTGTGATTGCCTACTTCTTGAAGAAAGAATACTGGCGCGACGTCCACTGA
- the sspA gene encoding stringent starvation protein SspA gives MALAANKRSVMTLFGGGTDMYSHQVRIVLAEKGVTFDIVEVDLSNPPEDLVELNPDVSVPTLVDREVTLYRADIINEYLDERFPHPPLMPVYPVMRGNARQTMYRIQKDWYALAERIERGDKADEARQELREGLLALAPLFADTPFFLSEEFGLMDCVLAPLLWRLGHLGVELSGRGAKEIRTYMARIFERESFQASLSDAEREMSHGA, from the coding sequence ATGGCGTTGGCAGCCAACAAACGCTCTGTGATGACTCTTTTTGGTGGTGGTACCGACATGTACAGCCACCAGGTTCGTATCGTACTGGCCGAGAAAGGCGTGACCTTCGACATCGTCGAAGTGGATCTGTCCAATCCCCCGGAGGATCTGGTCGAACTGAATCCCGACGTCAGCGTGCCCACCCTGGTGGACAGGGAAGTCACCCTGTATCGCGCCGACATCATCAACGAATACCTGGACGAGCGTTTCCCGCACCCGCCCCTGATGCCGGTCTACCCTGTGATGCGCGGCAATGCCCGCCAGACCATGTACCGCATCCAGAAGGACTGGTACGCCCTGGCCGAGCGCATCGAGCGTGGCGACAAGGCCGACGAAGCCCGCCAGGAACTGCGCGAAGGCCTGCTGGCCCTGGCGCCGCTCTTTGCCGACACGCCCTTCTTCCTGAGCGAAGAATTCGGCCTGATGGACTGCGTGCTGGCGCCGCTGCTGTGGCGCCTTGGCCACCTGGGTGTGGAACTGTCCGGCCGTGGCGCCAAGGAGATCCGTACCTATATGGCGCGCATCTTCGAACGCGAGTCCTTCCAGGCTTCCCTGTCCGACGCCGAACGGGAAATGAGCCATGGCGCCTGA